GGAAACACATCTCCCTAAGCTCGTCGTCACTCTTTAGATTCCTTAATCCAGTTTCTAACTTCCTCTCGGGGACTAGCCACCAACACTAAAGGATCTTGTCATAGCCTAACTCCTTGTAATAATTCCTTATAAAGAAAACGTCCAAGGTATCCTCATCTAGATCACCTAGGCAAGTTACGTGGTATACCTCAAATTTCCTTCATCATCTTTCTCAAAGTTTCCTCCATGATGAAACATGATATCCAATAACACATCTATCTGCACCAACAAATCAATATCATTGAATCACCACCATGCATTAATCcaatattaaataaatctcTGTTTCATTGCCAAAAAACAGAGCATACACACACCAAACCCTTTGCCCTAACAAAAATTATTCAATATAATCCTTTAAGGTAATGCAACCATAAAATCCTAGAACAACCCAACACAGTAACAACGGAATCATACACCTTGATCATTTATCGATTGATGAaataaattcgaaaattatttcAACCAACACATACCTTCAACGACGAAGAAGACAGAGAAACCAATTGCCTCCAAAGGAACACCAAACTCTTCAAACGACCTGTGGAGGAGATGGGGAAGACGAACCTAACTCGCTGCCATTGATGAGAGAATGGGAAGATGAAAACTGAGCGTGAAGGAGAGGAGACAAGGTGTGATAGTGTTCAAACAAATATGCTGAAGGCAAACCGTTTTCAAGGGCTCCTCCTGTATGAACGACGTCGTTTACTACTTCATTAGGCGCTAAATTCATACTACGTCGTTTCAGTTGGCTCCAGCATGGCAAAGGAGGTGCCAGCTCATCCTTCCGTTTGCTGACTGTGCGCCGGAAAGGATTGTAGGGCAACTATAGGTCCCGGAGCTTAATGTGAtggatatttttagataattttaaaagttaggGATAACTATGGGTAACTCGTCCAATCTCAGAGACcactttaaaattttagtcATTAAGAAGACATAAATCCTTTTCCAAGCACTACATAAATTATCAAAAGGTAACACAAATACAAACACACAAATTTCTGGGAACATTTCAACTAAATAGATAAAATTCAACTTTCAAAGTAAAAATCTGGCAAcgtttcaattttattatttatttatagcaaaaaataattttaacgATAAGCGTAGCGAGTAGGGAACTAGTGACTAGTGAGTGTATACTGTAtagtttttatatatatataaaatatttttaatgaaaaatttaaaaaatatatattaacacACTAGAATTCCCTAACCCTAACGCTGCCATATTATTCACTTCTCCTCTTTCTCCTCACACCCTCTCGGTCGCCACTCTGCCGCCCTCTCCCGCGAGCGGCGTTGCTGGTCTTCTCCTCTTCAATCTGCTCCAGTGATCTCACTGGAACTCTTCCTCGAGCTTTGCCGTCTTCGGTCGTCGATCTCTCCTCCTGGTACTGGTCTCTGCCGTTGTTTACTGGCTATTGCATTGTTTTTGTTGCTGCTATTTAAAGTTTAACACTTGTTGTTACTGTGGATTATATTTTGAACCCTAATTTATTACAttgttattgttgctgctgTTTCTTACTTAGTACCGCTAGTTTTGCTGCTGCTGTTTTTTTAAACTGCCATTGTTGTTGCtgatgcttttttttttaatgtttttactTGCAAAGTTTGGATATAATTTTAACACTGAAAATGATGAAAGTTCAACTGAAATTTCCTGAAAGTTTTGTAACATTAAGGGCAGTTTTGCTCCCGAACTTGATGGGAAGTCTTACTTAGATGTCTTGAGATTATAGTATGAAGACTGATGTTAATGAAAatttaaatgcttgtggtgaagATTGTAATTAAGGAATGTAATTAACGTATAAGGCTCAGGTAGACCTGTTacattctctaatttaatttgttttgtgAAGTATGTTTATTTGTTATAGCACTTTGGATTACTGTTCTAGCTTGATGGTATGAGCAATATATTGGAAATAGGAAATCATTCTTTGCTCCTGTCTTTAGCTTGTCAAAGAATTAATTAGGCAAAGTAGGTGTTATATTATTAGAGTTTGTGGATGTTAAGAGTTTGGTGGGGGGTCTTTAGAACTGAGAAGACTAATAAAGTGATGAAGTTTTCATTTTACAGATCCAAACTCCGTTGACAAAGGTGAATTAATTTGTTCTTCGTTCTTTGCAGTTTCTCTTGCTAATTGCCAACTATGGTGAAGGCCGTGAAGCACTACAGACCTCCAGTAAGTACTTCATACACTTTGTTTAATTCTACCTCGGTGTTTTAATCCGGTGGTGTGTGTGTTGTTGTTCGTATTGGTATTTCCCTGTGCACAGTAATTAATGTCTATActgaaagaagaggaaatagattttgacttttttatttcttgtggCAGGGGAAGAAAAAGGAGGGAAATGCAGCCAAGTTTGTTACTAGGTCACAAGCACTCAAACAACTGCAGATCAATCTACCCCTTTTCAGGTATCTTCCACATATATGAATCAGTCTAAGGTGCCCTTGTAGGAATTATCTAAGGTTCAACTGTATCCTTATGTACTGTACAGAACTGTACACCTATTCTTACATTGAATTTTGTGAATATTAGGAAACTATGCATTTTGAAGGGTGTAACTCCTAGAGAGCCAAAGAAGAAGTTCAAAGGAACACATCAGACTTATTACCATGTGAAGGATGTTGCCTTTCTTCATCACGAACCTTTGCTTGAAATACATAGAGAGATAAGAGTACATGAGAGGAAAATAAAGAAAGCAGAGGCAAAAAAGAACCTTGAACGTGCAAAAAGGCTGCGGGAGAAGACACCTAAACCCAAGATAGATAGGATTATTCGTCAGAGGTTTGTTTGTTTTGGTGGTCTGGATATTCTATCCTGTAGCTGGTGATGAATTTCCAGTTTATTAGATTTTCCTATGAATTATAGGTACCCAAGATTTGTGGATGCACTTGGGGAACTAGATGACTGTCTTTCAATGGTGCATCTTTTTGCAGCATTACCTGCTGCTGAGAGCAAAAAAATTGATATAGAATGTGTCCATAAATGTAGAAGGTATATAATCTGAATTTGAGAAATTTGAGTTAGTTTATGAGAAATATTTTTTAGGCCTTTGTGTCTAATTCTTTCATTTCCTAAGTATTTTTTTTCCATACATTTCCTTGCCCCAAAAAAGGTACAATATTATAGGGCTGtgatatttttattgatttctCTTATTCTTGTGGCTTACATATGTTAGATTGGCACACGAATGGCAAGCATTCATATCTCGCACTCACAAACTGAGAAAAGCATTTGTATCTGTCAAAGGCATATACTATCAGGTACCAATTGCGGTAAATATAATGTTCATTAATTAATCCGGTGAGCATCATTTGCCTTATGTAAGAGGTTTTTGCAGGCAGAGGTTGAGGGTCAGAAGATAACGTGGTTGACTCCTCATTCACTACAACAGGTTGTGTCTGATGATGTTGACGTTATCACCATGCTAAATTTTCTGCAATTGTATGAGGTTAGTTTCATATTAATGTTTATATTTGTTCTTCATAATATTAAACTATTGATAACCTTGTTACCTGAATTAATAGGATTATATTTCTGTATATTCTAATGTTGTGAATATTTCATTGAAATAGTTATTAGTATTGTGTAAGGATCATGTAATGCCAAAGTTAGTTGCCTACACCTGTGGTGTGTCTGTCTATTGTATCGGTTGTGCATATTGTAATCCATTGGTGATGGAATACATCTCTATTTTGGTTTGGTTGTGATGTTGAGTTCATTAATTTATAATCTGCCATGATGAATTTTGCTGTAGCCTCTTCTTGGTTTTGTGAATTTCCGGCTCTATCATTCCATAAATTTGAAGTATCCCCCTATACTAGATCCTCGGTTGGAAGCTTTGGCAGCAGGTAGTGTTTTCTCTAACTTATGTGAAACTCTAAACTTCAATTGCTGCAGGTATTTTATGAATAATGGTAtgtataattttcttttcaaattatgCAGATCtttatgctttgtcaagatatGCCAATGCCAATGTCAATGCTGTACCCTCTGTAGTCAATTCTGAAGCATCCCAGGTAGCTGAGTCTGAGCAAGGTGATGCCAAGCCAAAAAGGGATGATATTGAACATGAAAAATCTGAACTAAGACTTGCTCAACTTCAGCATCAACTTCCTACAAATGAACCTGGTGCACTAATGCAACTTGTTGAAGAAGCTGCTTCTGAGGAAGAAGAGGATCAAGATACAAGAGAATGTAAAAATCTCTTTAAAGATCTGAAATTCTTCTTGAGCAGAGAAGTGAGTTACTGTTTCCAAGAGATTCCGGATACATAGTATTTGCTAAGTTATGTTTTGTGTTATCTAACAATTATATAGAAAAAAGGTTTCAGTGAGGatgttgataattaaaatattgaaTAATTCAAATAAGAACTTA
This sequence is a window from Arachis stenosperma cultivar V10309 chromosome 10, arast.V10309.gnm1.PFL2, whole genome shotgun sequence. Protein-coding genes within it:
- the LOC130956249 gene encoding pescadillo homolog, producing the protein MVKAVKHYRPPGKKKEGNAAKFVTRSQALKQLQINLPLFRKLCILKGVTPREPKKKFKGTHQTYYHVKDVAFLHHEPLLEIHREIRVHERKIKKAEAKKNLERAKRLREKTPKPKIDRIIRQRYPRFVDALGELDDCLSMVHLFAALPAAESKKIDIECVHKCRRLAHEWQAFISRTHKLRKAFVSVKGIYYQAEVEGQKITWLTPHSLQQVVSDDVDVITMLNFLQLYEPLLGFVNFRLYHSINLKYPPILDPRLEALAADLYALSRYANANVNAVPSVVNSEASQVAESEQGDAKPKRDDIEHEKSELRLAQLQHQLPTNEPGALMQLVEEAASEEEEDQDTRECKNLFKDLKFFLSREVPRESLLFVIPAFGGIVSWEGEGAPFQESDQSITHQIVDRDSQGHKFLSREYVQPQWVFDSVNARIILPTVDYMVGRIPPPHLSPFIDYEEEGAYIPDYAKTIKQLQAAARKEVLPLPGVGKEDLEDPQNILVEGIMDRAEANQAAQRKQKMMMLEQQYHNDLKKELQGVTYGKMDSNVDKQTSTGEIQTGEESTDNAQQKDDADDMGTLMMSRKKRKLLEAMKISNERKQAKNDLIKQRKKKIDEAHKKS